GAGCTCCTGAGTTCCCCTCCTGCCATCTGAGGCGGTAGCTGTCAGTTCCCACTATGGTCTTCGTCATGGTTTGTGTCCCCGTGGCAGCTGTGGTTGTAGTACAGAACGCCACGGTCCTGGATCTGAAGAAGGCCATCCAGAGATACGTGCAGCTCAGGCAGGAGCGTGAAGGAGGCATTCAGCACATCAGCTGGTGAGTGGAGCGGTGGCTCCTTGCAGCCCTTCCTGGGGTTGGTGTGGGACTCCACGGGAGCGCCTGCTGGATGTGTGCTTGTTAATCACCTGGGCTCTGCTACGAATGCCACCTGGAGCGATGGGCTCCCTGCCCGAGGCTGCTGCTTCTGTGCTTCGGGTCCTGCTTCATGCTCTGTCATCTGTATCACCCCACCTAGGCAGCTGGGTGTCTTCACTTAGGGACACCCTAAGGCACTTGCAGTGTGTCCGGAAGTGGTCTCCCTAGTTACGGATGTGGTGCAACGCCATCCCCTCCTCATTTGGGTGCTGTCAGCCCTCACCTGTTTCATCAGCAAGGTGTGTTTGGCCCCCAGCCACCCCACACAGCGCTTCGAGAGCAGTGCCTCCTTGTCGCTGCCCCAGGCCTAGTGCACACGTTGTTCAggaggagcccagagaggaggcCAGCTGCCCGGGGCCCCACAGAGCTGAACGCCTGGAGCCCGTCCCACACAGTTTCTGCCTCCCAGTGGTCCCCAGCTCACCCGGCTCATGGTTTACCTGAGCCCCCGTCTTGTAGGTCCTACGTGTGGAGGACGTACCATCTGACCTCTGCAGGAGAGAAGCTCACAGAGGACAGGAAGAAGCTCCGAGAGTGAGTTCAGGCCACGCCCCGAGCTGCAGGGAGGCGTCTGGACCGCTGCGTCTAGTCCACATGCTCTGCCAGACGGCTGGGCCCCCCAGGAAGGGGGGATCTTGAGGCAGTTCCTGGGAAATGTGGGAGACCAGGAGAGTCCCTGGCTGGACTGACGCCCTCCTGTGAGGAGCTTCCTGGGGCCTCCGTGCTAGGagagtgggaggcagaggagaggggagcgccttctgctcctcctcagcagcagcagaagggagaggagggtgtgCATGGAGGTGAGGGGCTGCCCGCCGGCACAGTGTGGGTCAGTGAAAGGACGGCCACTGCTGCCCCCTTGCCTTCTGGGCGCCACACTCCTCCCACCTGTTCTCTCCTGGTCCCTCACAAGCCTCAGGTGAGGAGTCACAAACGTACGCTTCTGTAGATCAGACGCCTTACATCTGTCCTCTTTCAGTTACGGTATCCGGAATCGGGATGAAGTGTCCTTCATCAAAAAGCTGAGGCAAAAATGAACCTCCAGACAAGGACACCTCTGTGCTGGTGGCCGAGTTCTTCTTCAGCAGGAGGACTTGGCCACTCTCCCCCTCTCAGAGAAGAGTGTTGAAGTGGCCTCACCCCAGCTGCTTCCAAGTGGATGAACGCTGGTCCCTCGGGACTAGGACGGGTGAGCTGGTGCTCGTGGCCTCAGCTTGACCTCGCTGCGCCCAAACACCGTAACCCTGTAACCATGTGGTGGATCCCACAGGGCTGTGGGCCTAGCCCCAGGTACAGAATAAATCTCTTTGCCTCTTAGTTTGACAATTCAAAAAGCCACAGTGCCCGGGGCAGAAGGAACTGGCGCTGCCCCACCACAGAGGGGAGGCAAAGGCAGAGAACGGTGCTGGTGAGTCCTAAGATCTAAGGGGCCACACCCGAGCCCTGTGGCCACACTGTGCCCCAAACCATATGACCCTGCTACTGTAATCTCTACAGcaaggaggaaataaaagcagAGCAGCTGGCCTTCTGACTCCACTTGTGGGAGACGGGTCTGCGTCCGAGAGCACAGCCTCCAGCCTCAGTGCACAGGGTCCGCCTGCAGCGGGGGCTCCACCGGctccagggaagggaggcagCCTGGGGCTGCAAGGGAGCTGCGGGCTGGGCAGGCAGGACTGGGGTGGGGCACATCTCCGAGTGTGGGGGGAAATGTGACAGCGTATCCACAGGCCCTGTCCCACTGTCACCTGCCAGTCACTCTAAGGACAGGATGCAAGGTGGGTCCACCTGACTGAGGGACTCCATAGGGAGGTGTGCCTGACAGTGCTGTGTTCTGGGCAATTGTGAGCAGCAGGCCAGGGGCCTGAAGGAcctcccccacagcccccagccaGAAACCAGAAAGGAGGAGGCAGCCCTGGTCCAGTTAGTGGCAGCTAAAACGCTCCCGGTCCATTTATTGGCCACATGGGGTGGTCGTCAAGAGACTGGTTAGCAGGTAATCACGGGAAGTAGTGTAATAAATGCCCAGAAGGACGAGCGGTtcaacagcagtgaacaaggcacAAGAGGTCTGTGTTCAGGAAACGGGACCCCACACAGCTTGTCAGTGGAGTCCCGTGGCCTGTGAGGCTCGGGGTGGACAGTCTGCCTGGCTCCAGCCTGCGGGAGCATGCAGCCCCCAGTGCCCCGGCCAGCTCAGTGGAGCTGAGCGTCCAGCTCGTACTTCTCACAGAACTTGTCGGTGAAAGGGATGCAGGTAAGGAACTCGCACCACTCGCAGCGCACGGGGTAGAAGTAGAAGAggaccaccaggccagccaggAGGCCCAGGAAGACCGCCTGAAAGACGATGATCTGGCAGCGCTTGCGGTACAGGTCGAACTTGCCGAAGCTGATGTAGGGCAGGaaggcaaaggagagaaagaggccGCTGATGAAGCCTGAGATATGGGCGAAGTTGTCGATCCAGGGCAGCAGCCCAAAGGTGAAGAGGAAGAGCACCACGGCCAAGAGCTTGAAGAAGGCGCGCCAGGGCCGCGCCAGGATCTGCCAGCTCTGGAAGAGCTCCACGAAGAGGCAGGCGAGGATGCCAAACTGCGAGCCGGCCGGGCCCACCTGGGGGAGGCAGTGTGGGTGGCTGTGAGGTGGCAGCGCTGTGCAGGCCCCCAGGGATCCAGAGCCTCATGTCCCCGTCTCACTTCCCATGGCCCAGACACATCAGGGTTAAGAAGCCAAATGGAGATGCTCCAGGGCTGGGCACTGGAGGGACCCAAACAGTGCTGGCTGTGGATCCAGTTCATGCTGGGCAGCAGGTGCACATGGGGGTCCCCACCCTGGGGGCAGCCTTACCTCTGCCCGGTACGGCAGGAAAATGGCACTGGCCAGGTTACCGGTGACGCCACTCAGCAGGTAGATGATGGCTATGCGGTGCCAGCCTGCCAGCTTCTCCAGGTCCCGCAGGACAGTCATCTGGAAGCAGACGGACACCAGGCAGTGCAGGATCCTGTGGGCGCATGGGGGCCACTCAGCAGGGAAGGCCGCCCTTCCACCACCCCCAGCCAGCCACTCCTGGGGTCCCTGAGACCACCCACTCCACTCATCCCTGCTCAGCCCTTGTGGTATCACTTGCCCAGCGTGCAAGAAGAGGGACAGCCACAGGCGGTAGAACTGGTCGGGCACCTCGGGGTTGAGGAAGGGCAGGAGCCCACACACGTCATCCATGCAGTGCACCTGTGCAGAGTGGCTGGTCAGCACCCGCCGTGGctgaggggagagcaggagggacACAGCCTGGAGGCCTACCTGAGAGCAGAGTGTGGCCTCCTCGTGGAAGTAGCCCCTCATGAAGTCACAGTACTCCCGGGAGGTGATCTCGCATCTGGAAGGTCAGGCCAGGGTTGGGAGGGATTGCCAGCGAGGACTGCTGGGTCCACGGGCAGAAAGCCCTGACTATACCCAGGCCCAGGTTGCAGCCCTCCTCACCCACCTCTCTTGGCCCTCACCCCACACCCCATGGTATCTTGGGTCATTTTGGGACTTGGTAAGGGAGCAGGGCACAGCCCCAGGGCAGTGCTGTGTGCCCAGGACCAGCCGCACACGCACGCAGAGGCGCCCCTACCTGCCCTTGGTGCCAATGCAGCAGGGCCGGCCTGTGATGACACAGTCCATGTGTGGGTGGTTGGTGTGGTTCCCAGCACTGTTTTTGGTGCAGATCTGGGTCACAAATAGGATGAGTGGGGTCAGGGCCCCCCCAAGCCTGAGCCCCACACCATGCCTGGGGGTTGAGGGAAAGAGGAACAGGCTCCTAGGGTAGGAAATGACTTCAGGCTGCCACACCCTGAGCCTCAATCGGGCCCTCTGTCATTCGACCTCCCAGTCTCCACCTGGTCTCCTGCTCTGACTACCTGCTCAGAGGCAAGTGATGGTGGCTGGGCAGACGGGGGGCAAAGCCCAGGGGCATAGCATCTGGAAACACAGGGTGGTCCCACAATGGGGACCTCTCTGGCATCACTAACAGGTGAGGTGTGGAGTCCCCCCATATGACAAGGGTGACCCCCCCAACAGCCACCCCACCGCGACTCACTGGCCACTTGGTGATGTCATCTGGCCACTCATGGGGGTCCTCGGAGGAGGGCTCATCACACACCCTGCATGACCCAGTATGTGGTCAGACCCTGCTTTGTGTCCTGGGCATTGGCACCCTCCGCCCAAGTCGACAACAAAGGGAGCAACTAcaccctcttctcccctctccccagggagaTGTGGACAAAGGGAGGCaagggaggggccagcaggaCTGACCTGGGGTCCTGGTGGCAGACAGAGCCAAACTGTCTCTTGTGGCCAGCAAGGTCTGGGGCATTGGGATGGAGGGGCCACTTCACCCACACTGCCAGTGTGGACTGCGGGAGGACACGGAGTCAGCCTCAGGTCAGAGCCCACCCCTCACCCAGTACAgtctccaggaggcagggatcaaaACCAAAACCACTGAGACCTCCCTCTGGCCCTCCAACCCAACCTCTGGCTTTGCACTCCagaaatgtgtgtgcatgttgggAGATTCTGCTATAGGCTCAAGAGCATAATTCCTATTGgcttaaaactaaaaacaacctGTAGCCAACATCGGAACTGGCATAAAATATGGCACCTCCACATGTAATATAAACTTGGATgagtctctttttttaattgtttagtgGAAAAAATGAGGCAATACCACTTATGTAAGACACATGCACAAAAACAAGTCAGACACGTGCAGAAAGAACACGCCCAAATCAAAGACACACGACCACGGTGTATGTGGGCGGAGAGTAGACGGAGTTGGGGGCTAAGAAAGAATGAATGCGACCCGAGGGGCCTGGCACAGACAGATGGTTTAAGGCGCCGAGAACCAGGGTAAAAGATAACTCAACCCCTCCACGTGAAGCCCCAACGTGACCGCAAGCACACGCGGTGCAGACGAGGGCGCGAGTCGCGGGCGGGGGCACGCACCGAGCACTCCTCCTCCGAGGTCTGCACACAGCCGGACCGGTCGTTGCGCACGCAGCAGGCCGAGTGCTTCTCGCGCTCACGCGCAGCCCGGATGAAACTATGCACCTGCGGGTCCTGGCGCATGCAGGGCGAGAACTTGGCACCCAGGTGAATGAGAGCCTCCTGCGGGCAGGGTGAGCGGGATGTGCAGCTGCGGCCCCCGCCCGCCAGCCCAGCGTCCCCTCCCGCCAGCACCTAGGCCCCGCCCCGCCAGGCCCCGCCCTCACCGAGCTGGGCCCGATCCAGAAGTTCTCCTGCTGCACATACTTGACATTCTCATACACCCCGCGGTTCCGCAGCACCTGGGAGATTGGCGAGAGCGAGTGAACGGAGCCCACTCGGGTCCCCTCTTCCAGAGCGCGGCGGGAGGGAGTCCAGAAAGGCCAGACTCCACGGGTCTGGGCCCAGGAAGGGCGCCGGGGCTCACCGAGTCCACCGTCTCATGCTGCGAGAAGCCCACGGGTGCGATGCCATAGATGCACACGGCCAGAATGGTGACGAGCGAGTGCACGAAGGTGAGCCAGTAGGTGAAGAAGGGCCTACGGGTCGGAGCGTCAACGGAGAGGGCATCCCCAACCAGGAGCCCcgcccccatcccccagcctggCCCGCCCCAAGCCGCATCCCCAAGCCGCATCCCCCGACAGCCTACCTGTGGTCGTCCATGTCCTCGATCTGGCGTTTGACATAGCTGTCGATGCGCTTGCGGTAGGTGCGGTTGGTTAGCCGCCCCACCATGCCCAGCCCATACGGCCGCTTCTCCCTGGCAAAGAACTTGCGCACCGGCATCGCGATGCGCTGGCCCCGCCGCTGTCCCGCCGCGCTCACCACCTCCTGCCGCAGCCGCACCTTGGGCTGCGGGGCGGTCGGGCCACCCTCCTTCTGCTTCCGCCAGCCGCGTTCcaggggcctgggggaaggggcgCAGTCACCTCCCGCCCCAGACCCCCCACCTGGGCGGGTGAGACCAGGGCGACCTTCAGGCTCTGTCTTGCTCTCCTTTAGCGGTGAAGACACTGTGCACGTCTCTCCGCCTCAGCCTGCTCCTTACCAGTAAAAGAGCCATCTTGAGCCCCTCTGGGTATGGCAGGGAGGGGACCCGACCTACGGGGTTCCCTGGCTTGCCTGCAAGTATTGACCACATCAGTTCCTGCTTCCGGCTGGATTCTGTCCAGCCTGTGGGCTCTGGGATTGTGATCCTGTTCCACAGGTGGGTGGCAGAGACTCGATTGGTGCCCAGCCCCGGGTCCCCCAGCCATCATAGCCAAGCTGAGCTCCCAGTGGAGGAGGGGACCATTCCCTCAGTCCTCCAGGGCATGGTGCCCTAGGGCAGGGCTGGTCCTCACAGCCACAGGCTCCCACAcaacccctccccaaccccagcttCCCCACTGCCatgctcccctccaccccctgcacACTCACAGCATCAGGTGACTGCGCTCCAGCTCACTGCGGTCCAGGGCCCCGCCCGTGAGGTCCCCCTGCTCTGGGGCCTTCTCCCAGTCCTTGAGCGCCGCCTCCGATGGGGACTCGAACACCTCATCTGGGTAGGTGGACAGCTCCTCGTGGAGGACACCTTCCTGAGCAAACACACGTGGTCAGCGTGGGACGCAGGCCAAGGGGTCGCAGGCGAGGCTGCCCAGCTCTTACCCGGGCGAAGAAGGACGTGTCCAGCTCCTCGGGGAAGTCCGCCGtgtcctcctccaggaagctggcGGGGGTGAAGCTTCGGCGCTGCGCCCGGCGCAATGTACCGTCTCTAACGGAGCGGCCCTGTCAGGGAGGAGGTGAGCATGCAGCGTGGTGGCCAGCTcagctcccccagcccccagccctgcactCACCTTCACCAGCGCCGCGGCCGCCCGGAAGCTCATCTTGGCCACCGACTCGCGCTTGCGTCGCCGCGGGAGCCGGCTGAAACCAGAGCgggagctggagaaggagcagagggaggcagcacCCGGCGTGACGGGCGTGTGCGGGGTACTCAGGCCGTCGGCGGTGTCATCCGCCACCCGGAACGCCCGGCCCCGGGCCAGGGGGTCTATGATCTGGCGGATGGGAGGAGATGCAGGCTGTGTCATCGCCACGGAGCTCCTTCCCCACCCTGGACCCCACTGTGGAAAacacagctgctgcttctcacTCCCCAGGGGTCCCTGGACAGCTGTGTGGGTAACGCCCGCACCCCACTGCACCCAGAGGGGCTCTCTCCCAGCCTGCAGTGCCTTTACAGGGCCGCTCATCCTGGATGTTCCCCCACCTAGAGGCTGGCACCATAGTACCTGGACCCTGTCCCCTCACCCAGGACCCCCTTCCCAGAGAGTATCTTAGATACCTTTATGGGACCATCTGACCACCCTCCCAGACCACGAGCTCCGAGAAACCTCCGCTGCTCAGGCTGGCTatgtccccaggcccagcccaggggagcagggggagaggCCTGTGGAGACAGTGGCAAGCGGGCATACCTTCTGCATGCCCAGCTGGCATGGCCCCACGTACAGTGGAGGGGGCGTCTCGGTGCTGGTCAGCGACACGTTGTCCTGGCTAGGCAGGTCCAGCTCCCGGATGACCTGGGGCTTCAGCTTCCCATAGCGCTGGCTGCAGTGACGGATGCTCTTGCGCTGCCACTTCTGGGTGCTATCACTGTCCTTGCTCACTCCGAACCAGTCAGCTGTGCCCCTGCCACAGGGGAGGGACTCAGCAGGGGGAAGTCAgatctcccccctccccagcagggGCCTGAGGGGCCCTCTTCCCAGGCAGCatgccccaccccaggctccgGTCACTGCAGGGTCAGGGGTTCCTGTAGCCTGAGTCTAATTAAGAGGATGAGTGGGTTGCAGTCCTGGCTACCCCTGAACAATCAGCCAACTCCAGATTCCCACAGAACCGCAGGCGGCAGGCCTTGCCCAGGTGAGTATGTTACACGGGCCTCCCCCATCCCTGACAGGGGGCTTTTGTGGGGAGACACCGAGTCCAGAGACGACTCAGAGCTCAGCCCTTCGCTCAGCCAGCCAGAGCTTAGCCCCAGGCACTGAGAAACCCTAGACCCCAGAGAACTCAGGCAGCAGGCGCTGCACGCCCAGGCAGGGTGCCCACAGCCCTCAGACATGCAGAAGCACTGTCAGCACTGGCCATTAGGAGCCCCAGAGAACGCCACAAGCTCTGGCAGCTCCCTAGAGGTCACAAGCCATGCACACCAGCTGATGCCAACACACTCATGCCCTGCCCACGGTACCTGAGCAGGGACCGAGAGAGAGACCGGCGCTGCGGGAGGGCCCTGGGGGCAGCAGGGGGGCCCAAGAGGGGCAGAGTGTGGACACACCCAAAGCGCACCTGTCGGCTGTTCAGGGGCCAGAGCATTGCGTagggggagacagagaaggagagagcgagcgctggggggaggcagagaagggtggTAGGGGAGAGCAGTTGGTCCTCAGAGCAGGAGAACGACAGGGTGACATGGGGAACAAGATGGAGGAGAAAGCCGAGATGGGAGGGGCTTGGCTGCATTCCCAGCCCCAGTACCCAAACGGGATCCTGCACATCTGCCTCTGtcccaccagcccccagcccccagcctgtggAGCAGCCAGGCCAGTGTGGTACCTGCGGATGGTCTGCGTGATGGACGTCTGGCGCTGCAGCACCGGCCGCCGGGGCTCGTGATGGGGCGAGGGGACGTGGGCCGTCTCAGCTGGCATACTCACGCTCCGCAAGAAAGCCTGGCGTCGCAGGGGCTGTGCAACGGGGTCACGGTGAGGGGGCTGCACAGGATGCACCCACAGCCCCTGCTGGCCAGGGCCTACCTGCAGGAAGCTGGGCTCCTCCACTGCCGGGGGCACCACAGCTGGGATGTCCAGCTTCAGCCAGGGCGGCTTCTTGCGCTGCAAGCTGCTCGTGCTGTCCCTGCGGGCCTCGCTCATGGTTCCAGGTGGAGCACGGCGGGCCTAGGGGGTGGCGAGTTATTCAGTAACGATGCTGACAGATCTCTGGGGGTTCACTGGGcacagagccaggaggagggagaagcagcGATAACCCCACAGCGTGGTCACGGCTCCCATTGCTGACATCCTACTGTGAGCTCAGCACTGACTCACTGAGTTCCTGCCTCGTTCATCCTGACAGACACCGCCAGGCACAAACTAGGTCCTCAGATGACACAAACTCATGTGACAATATCTGAGCACCTACACTCCTGGGTGACTGGGACACACCGGCGGGGCAACAAGGAAACCAAAATGGATGAAACCCCcaaatccctgccctcctggagcccaCAGTCCAGACGCACGCAAACCTATAAGTCAGTTAGAAGACGTCAAGTGTGACAGGGAAAAAACAGCACGTGACAGTTGCCAGGGGCAGTGATGTCTCCCTgcaaggtgacatctgagcaaagGCTTAAAAGAGGTGACGGAGCAAGCCAGGCTGGGGGCAACCTGGCACAGAGAACAGCCAGGGTGGAGGCCAGAGTGAGCACGAGGGCAGGGGCTGGTGGAGGGGCTCACCCAGTCTGTACAGGGGGCAAACCTCAAGCCTGTCTGGCCCAGGCCTCCACtctcaaccactgtgccatccCTCAGGACAGAGGGCCCGCCACGCCCAGGACAGGGTGCCTGACAGTCCATCTCAACAGGAGAGGCCACTGGGCTTCCTGGGTGAGAGCTGCTCCGTGAAACCGCCTGGGCACAGAGCTGCTGTGACCTCCAGGGGGCGCCACGTGCCCAGGAACAGCACCAAGGTGGCGTACCGCCACCCTGTGCATCTGAGACCCAACCCCAGACCCATCACCCTGGCAcaggggcagggcccaggacTCAGCAGAGGCCAGGGTGTGATTGGGGCCACCACTGCCTGGCCATGTGACCACGGCCTCCTTGGAActctatttctccatttacaaAATGTCACTTTCAGGGCAGATCTGGCTGCCCCTCCCCAAAGAAAGACCACGAGGGGTCTGCAAACAAGGAAATCCAAGATTGGAAGGGTGCCCTGACCACAGAGGGGCACATGGAGCAGGCAGTGGCTGAGCAATGCTTGGAGGGCAGAGACCCCAAAATTCCTCAGCCTCCTCCAAGAGCTTCAGACCCCAACAGACTGAACTGCGGGGTCAGTAACCCACCCACTAACACCCTGGACACGGCTCACAGCTGCTCCTGTCCCTACACAGACCAGGGACATGCCCAAGACACTACTCACAGCTTCTGTTGGCCCTGTGCCAATCAGGGAGCAGCCCAGAACCCAGCTCACAGGTCCTAATATATTGCCCTATATTGACCAAGGACTGGGCCAGGATGTGGCTGGCAGCTCCTACCAGCCCTATCCAAAACAGGGCTGAGCCCAGGATACCATCGACAGTTCCTAATGGCTCTGTACCGACCAGGACAGGCCCAGCACGCTGCTCACACTCCTTCTGGCTCTGTACTGACCAGGACAGGCCCAGCACGCTGCTCACATTCCTTCTGGCTCTGTACCAACCAGGACAGGCCCAGGACGCTGCTCACACTCCTTCTGGCTCTGTACCGACCAGGACAGGCCCAGCACGCTGCTCACACTCCTGCTGGCTCTGCACAGACCAGGATCAGGCCCAGCACGCTGCTTGCACTCCTACTGGCTCTGCACCAACCAGGACAGGCCCAGAACACTGCTCACACTCCTTGTGGCTCTGTACCGACCAGGACAGGCCCANNNNNNNNNNGGCCCAGCACGCTGCTCACACTCCTGCTGGCTCTGCACAGACCAGGACAGGCCCAGGACACTGCTCACACTCCTTCTGGCTCTGTACCAACCAGGATCAGGCCCAGCACGCTGCTCACACTCCTACTGGCCCACATTGAATAGGAATAGGCCCAGACTGTCCCTGGTCTGGGAGGGAGTCCTTTGGGGATGCCTGGCTCTTACCCCATCCCTCACATTCCAGTCTCTTCTCTGAGCTATGTACCCAGAGGTCTTTCCATCCACATAGCCCCCTCAGGGCCAAGCCCCTCTCCCCGGCCCTCACCCAGTCTGACCTCAAGGCAAAGGCCAAGGGCAGCATTTGTTCCCACATCACTGGGAATTCCTCTGGGCCTCCTGCCCATGCCGAGCCCCACAACGTGGGGTCAGATGGTGGGTTCCctggagggggaggtggcaggCAGGATTGGTAGGGTAGGGTCCGACATGAAGGCATCCTAAGTGAGAACTGGATCCctctaggatctgaaccagaccAGCCATCAGCATCCAACTCACATGACAAACCCAGCCCAGACCTGTGTGTCCCTTGATACAGCCCAGCAATAGCATCAACAGGTCACAGGTCAGCATCCTGGGAGGGCGGCGGCTTCCTCATCATTGGCCAGCCCTCCCTTCACAGATGATGCAGACTGGAAGATCCCCAGCTGGGAAGGAAATGACTGGGAAGGACAATCTGAGTCTCAAGCAGTAACAGGGGAATTTCAGACACACTGGGGGGTTGGGAAGTATCCAGCACATTGGGAAGCCAGATGGTGCTCAGAGAGAGGCTTCCAGAACCTGCagtgctgtgacagcatcctgAGCCACAGTCAGGTCAGCCCTGCCAGGCAGGGGGATCCAGGTGATCTGACCCGCAAGATCGTGCTATGCCCTGGAAGGCGTTGAGGGTCAGGGGCCAGACAGGATGGGGACCACTTTAACATCTCCGATGGGGCTGGCTACGCCACCTTCGGTCCATCCATGCCACCCAACAGCCACATGTCTCTCGCAGCCTCATATTCTCACCTGGAAAACGAGCCAGTGCTTCTGATGAAGCCATTGCAAGGTCCGGAGAGGAACAGGGCCAAGAGTGGCACCTGGGGTCATCACTGGCAATCCGCAGCCTAGGGGCTGGGGGTCAGCATCTCTAGGAGCTCCCCATGCGTGCCCAGTACCTCTGGGTGACACCAGCTGGGAACCTTTGCCAGCTGACTGGCTCACACCACCACACACATCCACGACGCTCCGTGGCTCCCACCACCCACCACGGCCTCCCCTCACACCTGGCTCTAACCATGCCCGGCTCCTGCATGTGCATTCTGCCCAACCTCCCACATGTTCAAGGACCCGCAGCCTCAGTCGCGCTGCCCCACCCCTGACAGGTGCTCCGGGACCGGGATTCTCCTGGCACAGCCCAGGAGTTCACCCACGTGTGTGCTGTCCTATCCTGTCGCTGCCAAGTCTGCAGTGCCCAGGACAGGTCTGCCCCGGAGCCACTGATTGGTAAACACTGGTCAGTTTGGAGCACAGGCTAGCAGGGGCTGATCCCCAAGGTCTTGGGTGATGCAGGATCCCTGACGATCACCCGTCATTTGGGTCTGGGAGGAGGAGCTGACCGTATGACTGGGTCAGGGCAGGAACAGCACAGCAAAGAGGTGGGAAGAAAGTGGTGAAAGTGCACAGCGAGCTGGACACCCCCTGGCCCTGCCAGCCTGGGCCCATAGTTCACCCCAAGAACACAAGAGCCGCACAGCTCAGGAGGGAggcccagctccctgcctgcACACCCAGATCTCCTGGTGTCCTTCACCTCCAGCCAATCCCTCGTGTgtctggggcagaggcaggagggtgcCCTGTGGCCCACACGCCACCAGGAGGCCCAGCCTGCCCTAGCGCTGTGGGCCCCGGCCTGCCCTGCCCCTGTGTATCCAGTTCCCCATCTGGGCCTCAAGTGGGTGG
This region of Equus quagga isolate Etosha38 chromosome 7, UCLA_HA_Equagga_1.0, whole genome shotgun sequence genomic DNA includes:
- the RHBDF1 gene encoding inactive rhomboid protein 1 isoform X1 — translated: MSEARRDSTSSLQRKKPPWLKLDIPAVVPPAVEEPSFLQVGPGQQGLWVHPVQPPHRDPVAQPLRRQAFLRSVSMPAETAHVPSPHHEPRRPVLQRQTSITQTIRRGTADWFGVSKDSDSTQKWQRKSIRHCSQRYGKLKPQVIRELDLPSQDNVSLTSTETPPPLYVGPCQLGMQKIIDPLARGRAFRVADDTADGLSTPHTPVTPGAASLCSFSSSRSGFSRLPRRRKRESVAKMSFRAAAALVKGRSVRDGTLRRAQRRSFTPASFLEEDTADFPEELDTSFFAREGVLHEELSTYPDEVFESPSEAALKDWEKAPEQGDLTGGALDRSELERSHLMLPLERGWRKQKEGGPTAPQPKVRLRQEVVSAAGQRRGQRIAMPVRKFFAREKRPYGLGMVGRLTNRTYRKRIDSYVKRQIEDMDDHRPFFTYWLTFVHSLVTILAVCIYGIAPVGFSQHETVDSVLRNRGVYENVKYVQQENFWIGPSSEALIHLGAKFSPCMRQDPQVHSFIRAAREREKHSACCVRNDRSGCVQTSEEECSSTLAVWVKWPLHPNAPDLAGHKRQFGSVCHQDPRVCDEPSSEDPHEWPDDITKWPICTKNSAGNHTNHPHMDCVITGRPCCIGTKGRCEITSREYCDFMRGYFHEEATLCSQVHCMDDVCGLLPFLNPEVPDQFYRLWLSLFLHAGILHCLVSVCFQMTVLRDLEKLAGWHRIAIIYLLSGVTGNLASAIFLPYRAEVGPAGSQFGILACLFVELFQSWQILARPWRAFFKLLAVVLFLFTFGLLPWIDNFAHISGFISGLFLSFAFLPYISFGKFDLYRKRCQIIVFQAVFLGLLAGLVVLFYFYPVRCEWCEFLTCIPFTDKFCEKYELDAQLH
- the RHBDF1 gene encoding inactive rhomboid protein 1 isoform X3, which encodes MQKIIDPLARGRAFRVADDTADGLSTPHTPVTPGAASLCSFSSSRSGFSRLPRRRKRESVAKMSFRAAAALVKGRSVRDGTLRRAQRRSFTPASFLEEDTADFPEELDTSFFAREGVLHEELSTYPDEVFESPSEAALKDWEKAPEQGDLTGGALDRSELERSHLMLPLERGWRKQKEGGPTAPQPKVRLRQEVVSAAGQRRGQRIAMPVRKFFAREKRPYGLGMVGRLTNRTYRKRIDSYVKRQIEDMDDHRPFFTYWLTFVHSLVTILAVCIYGIAPVGFSQHETVDSVLRNRGVYENVKYVQQENFWIGPSSEALIHLGAKFSPCMRQDPQVHSFIRAAREREKHSACCVRNDRSGCVQTSEEECSSTLAVWVKWPLHPNAPDLAGHKRQFGSVCHQDPRVCDEPSSEDPHEWPDDITKWPICTKNSAGNHTNHPHMDCVITGRPCCIGTKGRCEITSREYCDFMRGYFHEEATLCSQVHCMDDVCGLLPFLNPEVPDQFYRLWLSLFLHAGILHCLVSVCFQMTVLRDLEKLAGWHRIAIIYLLSGVTGNLASAIFLPYRAEVGPAGSQFGILACLFVELFQSWQILARPWRAFFKLLAVVLFLFTFGLLPWIDNFAHISGFISGLFLSFAFLPYISFGKFDLYRKRCQIIVFQAVFLGLLAGLVVLFYFYPVRCEWCEFLTCIPFTDKFCEKYELDAQLH
- the RHBDF1 gene encoding inactive rhomboid protein 1 isoform X2, whose amino-acid sequence is MSEARRDSTSSLQRKKPPWLKLDIPAVVPPAVEEPSFLQPLRRQAFLRSVSMPAETAHVPSPHHEPRRPVLQRQTSITQTIRRGTADWFGVSKDSDSTQKWQRKSIRHCSQRYGKLKPQVIRELDLPSQDNVSLTSTETPPPLYVGPCQLGMQKIIDPLARGRAFRVADDTADGLSTPHTPVTPGAASLCSFSSSRSGFSRLPRRRKRESVAKMSFRAAAALVKGRSVRDGTLRRAQRRSFTPASFLEEDTADFPEELDTSFFAREGVLHEELSTYPDEVFESPSEAALKDWEKAPEQGDLTGGALDRSELERSHLMLPLERGWRKQKEGGPTAPQPKVRLRQEVVSAAGQRRGQRIAMPVRKFFAREKRPYGLGMVGRLTNRTYRKRIDSYVKRQIEDMDDHRPFFTYWLTFVHSLVTILAVCIYGIAPVGFSQHETVDSVLRNRGVYENVKYVQQENFWIGPSSEALIHLGAKFSPCMRQDPQVHSFIRAAREREKHSACCVRNDRSGCVQTSEEECSSTLAVWVKWPLHPNAPDLAGHKRQFGSVCHQDPRVCDEPSSEDPHEWPDDITKWPICTKNSAGNHTNHPHMDCVITGRPCCIGTKGRCEITSREYCDFMRGYFHEEATLCSQVHCMDDVCGLLPFLNPEVPDQFYRLWLSLFLHAGILHCLVSVCFQMTVLRDLEKLAGWHRIAIIYLLSGVTGNLASAIFLPYRAEVGPAGSQFGILACLFVELFQSWQILARPWRAFFKLLAVVLFLFTFGLLPWIDNFAHISGFISGLFLSFAFLPYISFGKFDLYRKRCQIIVFQAVFLGLLAGLVVLFYFYPVRCEWCEFLTCIPFTDKFCEKYELDAQLH
- the SNRNP25 gene encoding U11/U12 small nuclear ribonucleoprotein 25 kDa protein, giving the protein MVVQDPLLCDLPIQVTLEEVNSQIALEYGQAMTVRVCKMDGEVMPVVVVQNATVLDLKKAIQRYVQLRQEREGGIQHISWSYVWRTYHLTSAGEKLTEDRKKLRDYGIRNRDEVSFIKKLRQK